One Deinococcus humi genomic region harbors:
- a CDS encoding aldose epimerase family protein has translation MSSITDLETRHWGTLPDGQDVQLFVLRAANGLTVTLGEYGARLLRVQVPDRHGRPGDVLLGHPDLEAYLEQDDALYFGATIGRVANRIARGRFELEGEAYQLAINNAPNHLHGGPGGFHAVRWQGEALPDEEGGVRGVVFRYRSPDGEEGYPGAVDVTARYTLSDDGVLTLDCWAEPDAPTPISMTNHAYWNLADGGAGSVLGQTLTLAAEQFLAVDDTAIPEALRTVAGTPFDFRTAKPLGQDIEVEDQQFQRTGGYDHHFVLPDVGGELRHAGTLHDPVSGRQMEIWTTENGVQLYSGNFLSGQMVGWDGARYGWRSAVCLETQQAPDAVNQPLLDRLGTGSSIVQPTQRYHTQTQLRFSAQPE, from the coding sequence ATGTCCTCCATCACTGACCTTGAGACGCGGCATTGGGGAACGCTGCCGGACGGCCAGGACGTTCAGCTTTTCGTGCTGCGCGCCGCGAACGGCCTGACTGTCACGCTGGGTGAGTACGGCGCGCGGCTGCTGCGGGTGCAGGTGCCGGATCGCCACGGCCGGCCGGGCGACGTGCTCCTGGGCCACCCCGATCTGGAGGCCTACCTGGAGCAGGACGACGCCCTGTACTTCGGCGCGACGATTGGCCGGGTCGCCAACCGGATCGCGCGCGGACGCTTTGAGCTGGAAGGCGAGGCGTACCAACTGGCGATCAACAACGCACCCAACCATCTGCACGGTGGGCCTGGCGGCTTCCATGCCGTGCGCTGGCAGGGAGAGGCACTGCCCGACGAGGAGGGCGGTGTGCGCGGTGTGGTCTTCCGTTACCGCAGCCCGGACGGTGAGGAGGGCTATCCAGGGGCTGTGGACGTGACCGCCCGTTACACCCTGAGCGACGACGGGGTGCTGACGCTGGACTGCTGGGCCGAACCCGACGCGCCCACCCCGATCAGCATGACCAATCACGCGTACTGGAATCTGGCCGACGGGGGCGCGGGGAGTGTTCTGGGACAAACCCTGACCCTGGCCGCTGAGCAGTTTCTGGCAGTGGACGATACCGCGATTCCAGAGGCACTGAGGACCGTGGCGGGAACGCCCTTCGACTTCCGCACGGCCAAACCGCTGGGTCAGGATATTGAGGTCGAGGATCAGCAGTTTCAGCGGACAGGAGGCTACGATCATCACTTCGTCCTTCCCGATGTCGGGGGCGAGTTGCGCCACGCCGGGACGCTTCACGATCCCGTGAGCGGACGCCAGATGGAGATCTGGACCACGGAGAACGGGGTGCAGCTCTACAGCGGCAACTTCCTGAGCGGACAGATGGTCGGCTGGGACGGGGCGCGCTACGGCTGGCGGTCAGCCGTCTGCCTGGAAACACAGCAGGCCCCCGACGCGGTGAATCAGCCCCTGCTCGACCGTCTCGGAACGGGATCAAGCATCGTGCAGCCCACCCAGCGTTACCACAC
- a CDS encoding ArsC/Spx/MgsR family protein: MNAPQVQVFGTRKSKETRSAERFFKERKIKIHFVDLTQRPLAKGELTRFVQKFGLNALLDLEGKAYERSNLAYLRTTEDGIIAKVIETPELLRLPLVRGGKVLSVGEDLDLWKAMLEVE, encoded by the coding sequence ATGAATGCTCCCCAGGTTCAGGTCTTCGGCACCCGGAAAAGCAAGGAAACCCGCTCCGCCGAGCGGTTTTTCAAGGAGCGCAAGATCAAGATTCATTTTGTGGATTTGACGCAGCGCCCTCTGGCAAAGGGAGAACTGACGCGTTTTGTGCAGAAATTCGGCCTGAACGCCCTGCTGGATCTGGAAGGCAAAGCCTATGAGCGCAGCAATCTGGCCTACCTGAGAACCACTGAAGACGGCATTATTGCCAAGGTCATCGAGACACCCGAGTTGCTGCGGCTACCGCTGGTGCGCGGCGGCAAGGTGCTGAGCGTGGGCGAGGACCTGGACCTTTGGAAAGCCATGCTGGAGGTGGAATGA